TTGGCATGTTTATCAAACCCGAGTTCAAGCAGCTTTCGGTGCAGAAGTTAATTATGATATGATGGCGAATATTTTAGAAAGCCCTATCATGCTTGGTTTTTATATCGTTGGTGTTATTTCAACTATTTTTCATTTTGCAAATGGATTATGGTCATTCCTAGTTAGTTGGGGAATTACCGTAACTCCCCGTTCACAACAAATCTCTACTTATGTAACGATCGGTGTGTTTGTAGCACTTTCATATGTAGGTATTCGTACGATTTTAGCATTCACTTGAATCTAAGTAAGCAATTAAAGGGGTGAGTCACTTTGAGTAACGGAAAAATCATTGTAGTCGGCGGTGGGCTAGCTGGCTTAATGGCAACAATTAAAGCTGCAGAAGCAGGAGTAGCGGTTGATCTATTTTCATTAGTACCAGTTAAACGTTCTCACTCTGTTTGTGCACAAGGTGGTATTAACGGTGCCGTAAATACAAAAGGTGAAGGAGATTCACCATGGGAGCATTTCGATGATACAGTCTATGGTGGAGACTTTCTAGCAAATCAGCCACCGGTAAAAGCAATGTGTGATGCAGCACCTGGTATTATACATTTATTAGATCGTATGGGCGTCATGTTTAACCGTACACCAGAAGGATTACTAGACTTCCGTCGATTTGGTGGAACACAGCATCATAGAACGGCATTTGCTGGTGCAACGACTGGTCAACAGCTGCTATATGCATTAGATGAGCAAGTTCGTCGCCACGAGGTGAGTGGGCTTGTAACGAAATATGAAGGTTGGGAATTTTTAGGATCTGTCATTGATGACGATGGGACTTGCCGTGGTATCGTCGGTCAAGATTTAAAAACAATGGACATTAAATCATTTAAAGCCGATGCAGTTATTTTAGCGACGGGTGGACCTGGAATCGTTTTTGGGAAGTCAACTAATTCAGTTATTAATACTGGATCAGCAGCGTCGATTGTTTATCAACAAGGTGTTAGTTACGCGAATGGTGAGTTTATTCAAATTCATCCAACAGCTATCCCTGGCGATGATAAGCTGAGACTGATGAGTGAATCAGCACGTGGCGAAGGTGGACGTGTATGGACGTATAAGGATGGAAAGCCATGGTATTTCCTTGAGGAAAAATACCCTGCATACGGAAATCTTGTTCCACGAGATATTGCAACACGTGAAATATTCCATGTTTGTGTTGATTTGAAACTAGGAATAAATGGAGAAAATATGGTCTATTTAGACCTATCACATAAAGATCCTAAAGAGCTTGATGTTAAGCTTGGTGGTATCATTGAAATTTACGAAAAATTTATGGGTGATGATCCACGTAAATTACCGATGAAGATATTCCCTGCTGTTCATTACTCAATGGGTGGTTTATGGGTTGATTATAATCAAATGACAAATGTACCTGGCCTATTTGCTGCAGGAGAATGTGATTATTCTCAACACGGTGCTAACCGCCTTGGTGCAAATTCATTACTGTCAGCAATTTATGGAGGTATGGTCGCTGGGCCAAAAGCTGTTGAATATATTAATGGTCTTGAGAAAAGTGCTGAAGATATATCCTCTACTTTATTTGAAAGCTTTGAGAAGCAAGAAACTGACAAATGGAATAATATTTTAAATCTTGATGGTAATGAAAATGCTTATATTCTTCATAAAGAACTTGGAGAATGGATGACCGATAATGTAACGGTTGTTAGGCACAATGATAAGCTACTAAAAACAGATGAAAAAATACAAGAACTTATCGAACGTTTTGATAATATTAATATTAATGATACAGCCAAATGGAGTAATCAAGGTGCATCATTTACTCGTCAACTTCAAAACATGCTACAATTATCACGTGTTGTAACGATTGGTGCATATAATCGAAACGAAAGTCGCGGTGCTCATTATAAGCCTGACTTCCCAGATCGTAATGATGAAGAATGGCTAAAAACAACGATGGCAAAGTTTGTTGATCATAAATCAGCACCAGAATTTAGTTACGAAGATGTTGATGTATCATTGATTGAACCACGTAAGCGTGATTATACGAAGAAAAAGAAGGGGGAGAAGTAAGATGAGTGAGCAAAAAGTCGTTCAATTTATTATTACACGACAAGATGAGCCTGATTCTTCCCCTTATGAACAAGAGTTTGAAATTCCATATCGACCGAACATGAATGTCATTTCAGCACTTATGGAAATTCGCAGAAATCCGGTTGATAAAAATGGTAATAAAACAGCTCCAATTAATTGGGATATGAACTGTTTAGAAGAAGTATGTGGTGCTTGCTCAATGGTCATAAATGGAAAGCCACAGCAATCATGTACAGCTTTAGTTGATAAATTAGAGCAGCCGATTAGATTACAGCCTATGAGAACATTCCCAGTCGTGCGTGATTTACAAGTTGATAGAAGTAGAATGTTTGATTCATTGAAAAAAGTTAAGGCTTGGGTTCCGATTGATGGAACGTACGATTTAGGACCTGGTCCACGTATGCCTGAAACAAAACGTCAATGGGCTTATGAACTATCAAAATGTATGACATGTGGTGTGTGCTTAGAGTCTTGTCCGAACGTTAACAGTAAATCAAACTTTATTGGACCTGCTCCACTTTCACAAGTTCGCTTGTTCAATGCACATCCAACAGGAGCAATGAACAAGGGCGAGCGTCTAGATGCACTTATGGGTGAAGGTGGTCTGGCGAATTGTGGGAATTCCCAAAACTGTGTCCAATCATGTCCAAAAGGAATTCCATTAACTACTTCAATTGCATCCTTAAATAGAGATACAGCTATTCAATCATTTAAGAATTTCTTCGGAAGTGATCGAGTTTAATGAGTAATGAAAACCTCTTCAACGTTTGAAGAGGTTTTTTGTTTTCTTATTGATTATGCTTTTATACTAAGTCCAGCTGAAAATATGAACAAAGTCTTGAGGCTATCTATCTCGCATTAATATAATATGAAATGAACTTGCATAACAACAAGCATAAGTAACTTTTCTTCTCTAAAAAGATGCAAGGGGCATCTAACCTCATTCTACTGCTTATATAAAAATAGCAACAAAGTGAAACGAGCATTTCTATTTTAAAATAAATTCTCCGGTCACTGGGTTATGATCACTATTTTCATACCCTAAGTAATCTCCTGATACATTTATAACTTCAATATTTGGAGATACTAAGAAGCCATCAATTACAGCTAAGAAATTCACTCCTTCTCTAAATGGATATTGGGTTGTGCGGCTAGTTGGAACCTTTGGATCTGTTACCCATTGGAAGCCCTCGGGTTTAAATGTTTCAGGGAATTCTTGCAGCCAATCAGGCCACTCTTCTGTTGTTTCGAATAAATAAGGATCTGTTCCAGGAATAACATGATTCCAGTCTCCACCTAATATTAAATAGTTTTCTTTTTGTATCTCATTTGCTAAATATTGAGATAAATATTGTAATTGCTGTTTTCTCACCTTCCCACCTTCATCATAGGCTGATAAGTGTAGGTGAATAAGAATCAGCTCTTTTCCATTGTCGATAGGAATTCTATTTTCGGTAAATGCACGGTCCAAATCAAATAATTGTCTAGGCCAGTCTTCTTTTCCAGCTAGTGCAAATCTAGTACTTTGTTCAATTTTGTATTTAGATAAAGTCAATATACCACTATTTGCTGATCCCATTGGATCTAGGATTGGTACTGGTACCCAAGGGACTTTGTAATTTACACCATACGTATAACTATAATCAGGTAATTTCTTTGAAATATGATCAACTTGATTAATGTGATTGCTACGTGAAGAATCAGTATCAACTTCTTGTAATAAATAAATATCAGATTTTTTATCCTCTATGTATGACGTTATCGCTTCTATATTTATCAAAGTTTGTTCTTTGCTACTTGATTTTGACATTTTTCCACCGTCTAGAAAGAAATCTTGCTCCTTATCTAACCCTGCATAACCAATATTAAAAGTAGTCATCGTAAAAGGTTCATTTGCCCTAAGCATATTTCCATTTTGGTTATTAACTGTAAGTGGAATTTTTTCTGCAGGTTTATAATCTGTAACTGTCACATAAATCAAAAAAATGATAAATATTAGTGCGATTGATAGAATGATATAACTTAACCATTTTGCGACTTTTATTGCCATGTACATTCTCCTTTATTAATACGTTTGTTATTACA
This portion of the Cytobacillus sp. IB215665 genome encodes:
- the sdhA gene encoding succinate dehydrogenase flavoprotein subunit, producing MSNGKIIVVGGGLAGLMATIKAAEAGVAVDLFSLVPVKRSHSVCAQGGINGAVNTKGEGDSPWEHFDDTVYGGDFLANQPPVKAMCDAAPGIIHLLDRMGVMFNRTPEGLLDFRRFGGTQHHRTAFAGATTGQQLLYALDEQVRRHEVSGLVTKYEGWEFLGSVIDDDGTCRGIVGQDLKTMDIKSFKADAVILATGGPGIVFGKSTNSVINTGSAASIVYQQGVSYANGEFIQIHPTAIPGDDKLRLMSESARGEGGRVWTYKDGKPWYFLEEKYPAYGNLVPRDIATREIFHVCVDLKLGINGENMVYLDLSHKDPKELDVKLGGIIEIYEKFMGDDPRKLPMKIFPAVHYSMGGLWVDYNQMTNVPGLFAAGECDYSQHGANRLGANSLLSAIYGGMVAGPKAVEYINGLEKSAEDISSTLFESFEKQETDKWNNILNLDGNENAYILHKELGEWMTDNVTVVRHNDKLLKTDEKIQELIERFDNININDTAKWSNQGASFTRQLQNMLQLSRVVTIGAYNRNESRGAHYKPDFPDRNDEEWLKTTMAKFVDHKSAPEFSYEDVDVSLIEPRKRDYTKKKKGEK
- the sdhB gene encoding succinate dehydrogenase iron-sulfur subunit is translated as MSEQKVVQFIITRQDEPDSSPYEQEFEIPYRPNMNVISALMEIRRNPVDKNGNKTAPINWDMNCLEEVCGACSMVINGKPQQSCTALVDKLEQPIRLQPMRTFPVVRDLQVDRSRMFDSLKKVKAWVPIDGTYDLGPGPRMPETKRQWAYELSKCMTCGVCLESCPNVNSKSNFIGPAPLSQVRLFNAHPTGAMNKGERLDALMGEGGLANCGNSQNCVQSCPKGIPLTTSIASLNRDTAIQSFKNFFGSDRV
- a CDS encoding endonuclease/exonuclease/phosphatase family protein, with the protein product MAIKVAKWLSYIILSIALIFIIFLIYVTVTDYKPAEKIPLTVNNQNGNMLRANEPFTMTTFNIGYAGLDKEQDFFLDGGKMSKSSSKEQTLINIEAITSYIEDKKSDIYLLQEVDTDSSRSNHINQVDHISKKLPDYSYTYGVNYKVPWVPVPILDPMGSANSGILTLSKYKIEQSTRFALAGKEDWPRQLFDLDRAFTENRIPIDNGKELILIHLHLSAYDEGGKVRKQQLQYLSQYLANEIQKENYLILGGDWNHVIPGTDPYLFETTEEWPDWLQEFPETFKPEGFQWVTDPKVPTSRTTQYPFREGVNFLAVIDGFLVSPNIEVINVSGDYLGYENSDHNPVTGEFILK